In the genome of Kazachstania africana CBS 2517 chromosome 6, complete genome, the window TGATCAGTTAGTTCAGCAGGCCATCCAACATGTCGTACCATACAATGATCtcattaatttcatatCAACGTCTCCAAGCTTTAACGAATTGTTACTCATTTTGGCAGAGATTATTGTGGAAGATTtaacaaaatatcaatcTATGAGGCATTCTATGAGCAAAATTCATGAATTAGTTCACTCTAAATTATATGTCACTGCCATGGCATTGTTAAACTTCAACCTAATCAACCATATTACTAACAATAAGATGACTGATGTTATATTCAATGCAGTTAGTGCATGGATAAACTACGTGTCAATGACAAGAGCAACAAATAATAGAATGGATTTATCAGAACTATTCCAAAACTTATTGAATGTTATGTTAAACTCGAATGAAGAGGTTGATGGTTTTATTAATGGTGAAAAAGTAATCTCAGTGTTGGGTAATGTGTTCAGTAATGATCCTACTTTAATGAATTTCGATTTACGTTCTCAGGTTGAAGTTATCTTCCTTGGAGTTTCTAGAACAAGTGATCAAAGTGATGCAACAAAAAATGGCTGGATGTTACAGTACATGAATCATCTAGTTACTAACGAAATGACTTCAGCACTGAAGGATCTAGCCATATGTATTGTGGATTTTTTACAAGTAAACACATTAGATCTttgtaataaattattcaCAAACATTTCTACTGTTCATATTTCAATTACACAACAGTATATTAAAGTTCTATTACAGTTGACAAATTTTCCGCTCATCCCTGTCATTCAGGAGTTCTTTTCAGTGAAGATGGCCGACTTTTGGGCCGATTTAGCAGATTCATTCATTAATCTGGCTCCTGAAACGTTGTCACCAAATGCCTCTCAAATTgcaattgatattttccaaCAAGCggtaaatatttatttaccGAAGGTTTCCTTATTGAATAAACAGAAGATTCtcgatgaaaatgatatttcTATGGTCCATGAATTTGACGACTTCAGAAATGCCGTTGTCGACCTTTCTCAATCATTATGGAATATCCTCGGTAACGAGCATTTGGCGAATGTTTTGATGGACGGTATTGGTAACAACGATGTTTCAGGCACAAATGATCTCAATGTTTTCTATCAAATCGAATCAATGGGCTTTTTATTGAACGCTCTACTGACAGATATGTCATTAGGCCAAAGTCCATGGCTTGTTGGTAGATTAAACAAGAATAgattttttgtaaaaaatattatactCCAATTCAACACAGGAGTTTTCAACTTTCATACCTATTTGAACTGTGATGCACATCCTAATTACAATTTAATAAAACTAGATTTCATTAGGACTTCAACGAACCTGATGGCAACTTTAGCagattatttcaaaagtgACCCAACCGACCTAAGCTTCTGCATTGAAGCGTTATTCCAAGGATTGGAAAGTTGTACATCTCAAAACAATCCAAATCCAGTTCAGAAAGAatataatgataaaatggAAGTTCTTATCATCAAGACTATTACTACTGTATGTGAGAAGTGTAGGGAGCAATTAACACAATACTTGATGCATTTTGTTGGGGTTTTGAATACCTTAACGAGACCTGATTCAAATGTTTCTACCTTTACAAGAGGTAAACTGACCAGATCGATTGGGTACATAGTTGAGTGCATGGTATCTCAGGGTCCCGAAGAGCAAGCCAAATATATTGTGGAGATACTAAACTCGATTGAAAACTTTATCAATCAAtgtctttctttgtctcagcaaaataaagaacaaaaagaaTACATTCATAACCTATTGAGTTGTATATCTGAATTAGGTTCCTCATTAATTCATCCGGATGAAATACAAAATGAAGGATTAATTCAAAGGTTACCAGAATTCCATAACTATTGGTTAAATGATCCATTACAGTGTCGCCCAAAATTACTAAGTTTGCTAGATAGAGTTTTGACGCATCCTGCATACGGTAAAGATTCAAGTTTTATCGAAGTAAGTTGTTTAATATTGGGAAAAACATTAGGGTTACCAGATGATGAGCcacattttttgaaatattcgaTGCAAGATATCATGAACTTCATTTTAAGACATATTCAATCATGTGAGTTAACTACTTCCTTACCTTTTTTCGTTTATTTGCTTGAAAAACTTCTCATCCAATTCAAGACACAATTATCATCAGGAGAAATTGATTTCCTTTTCGATAAGATATTTTTGCAATTCTATTCccaatatattcaaaatgatcCTGATCTTTTACAGACCATGATAAACTTTTCTATAACTGTGCTAGAGACAAGCCCATCTCTCATAATCAACTCATCACATTGGACTTCGTTCATTTTACCCACCTTTTTAAGGTTATTACCTTcacatgaaaaatttactgTCGTAGCTGTCACCAAATTTTGGTCAAAAGTaattaataataagaaaTATTCCCAGCAAGACTTAGAATTAACAAGGAGTCAGATTCTTTCAAGAGGTCAAGAGTTAACTTACCACACAATGTATGGACTATTTCACACACAAAGGTCAGATATAAATAGTTATACTGAATTAATTAGGTCATTGGTTGCAAAATTCCCTAtggaaacaaaaaattggttaaTTATTACTTTACCTCAACTATGTGATAATGCATTGGCTCACGAGAAGTTTATCAGTAAATTATTTGTGACCAGAGGTAGTAGAGCTGCTGGAAACGTTATTTTGAATTGGTGGTTAGAGTGTAGCTCTTTACCCAGTTATAACAATTGATTTCAGCACAATAATAGGCTAGCAGCTACATCTTATATAGACATGTTTTAATTTATAAGCttaattgatttatcaTATCTTCAGTTAAAGGACTTTCAACATCTAATGAGATGGAAATTGaagttcaaaaaaaaataagcGTCACAGACAGGATTCGAACCTGCGCAGGTAAAACCCAATGCCTTAAcagctttttctttgaaatagCAGGGCATCGCCTTAACCACTCGGCCACTGGGACAATCttgtttcttgaaaagtATCCTATCATGTTGTGCCAAAAGATCTACTATCACCATAATACGCCTTCCTGCGGCGCCAGTATGTCTTAATTAACGTAATCATAATGTAATATCGTTTCCAGCAAGACTATCTGCTTTGCACATAAAATCCACTCATAGATATGATGCTATTGAAGAATCAAACACTCGTACTGTATACTATTAATGAGGTGCAAATCTATAATTGAACTAAAGCGACTAAAAATAATTAGAACAACGCCATTATGTTGGTATGTCAATACTGTCTACAATTGGATCATTTTTATAAGAGATAAtgtgaaaaaaaacttgGAAGGATAATTTACTTTATTGTTTCATTGTCTCAAATGTAGCAT includes:
- the KAP122 gene encoding Kap122p (similar to Saccharomyces cerevisiae KAP122 (YGL016W); ancestral locus Anc_4.105) — translated: MSSIDEVVKLIENLYSPNPTVDVNQTQLTLQSLQKSNDGSRLAVELLSVSSNFSPNVKYFGALTLTVQLNTAQENSANWNLLKYNLNYLIQYSALYASNPSHHGSLFITIKKLMSNLSLIFMNINDSENDNEPENLLTSWSNPLDTFVTLLSAYNGSPEQINDDQLVQQAIQHVVPYNDLINFISTSPSFNELLLILAEIIVEDLTKYQSMRHSMSKIHELVHSKLYVTAMALLNFNLINHITNNKMTDVIFNAVSAWINYVSMTRATNNRMDLSELFQNLLNVMLNSNEEVDGFINGEKVISVLGNVFSNDPTLMNFDLRSQVEVIFLGVSRTSDQSDATKNGWMLQYMNHLVTNEMTSALKDLAICIVDFLQVNTLDLCNKLFTNISTVHISITQQYIKVLLQLTNFPLIPVIQEFFSVKMADFWADLADSFINLAPETLSPNASQIAIDIFQQAVNIYLPKVSLLNKQKILDENDISMVHEFDDFRNAVVDLSQSLWNILGNEHLANVLMDGIGNNDVSGTNDLNVFYQIESMGFLLNALLTDMSLGQSPWLVGRLNKNRFFVKNIILQFNTGVFNFHTYLNCDAHPNYNLIKLDFIRTSTNLMATLADYFKSDPTDLSFCIEALFQGLESCTSQNNPNPVQKEYNDKMEVLIIKTITTVCEKCREQLTQYLMHFVGVLNTLTRPDSNVSTFTRGKLTRSIGYIVECMVSQGPEEQAKYIVEILNSIENFINQCLSLSQQNKEQKEYIHNLLSCISELGSSLIHPDEIQNEGLIQRLPEFHNYWLNDPLQCRPKLLSLLDRVLTHPAYGKDSSFIEVSCLILGKTLGLPDDEPHFLKYSMQDIMNFILRHIQSCELTTSLPFFVYLLEKLLIQFKTQLSSGEIDFLFDKIFLQFYSQYIQNDPDLLQTMINFSITVLETSPSLIINSSHWTSFILPTFLRLLPSHEKFTVVAVTKFWSKVINNKKYSQQDLELTRSQILSRGQELTYHTMYGLFHTQRSDINSYTELIRSLVAKFPMETKNWLIITLPQLCDNALAHEKFISKLFVTRGSRAAGNVILNWWLECSSLPSYNN